A segment of the Sporocytophaga myxococcoides genome:
TTTACATATATTTTACCTGTTCCTGGTTGAATATCAAAAGTGAAAGGATTTCTAAGTCCATATGCCCAAACTCTTTTTCTCTTTTCAGAGCCTGTCGGAAAAGGATTGTCGGCAGGAGCGCTTCCATCTGGATTTATTCTCAGAATCTTACCAAAATAACTATCAAGGTCCTGTGACACGTGAGGGGTAACCTTTTGTTGATTATCTCCAGTTGCGATATAAAGTTTACCATCTTTTCCGAATGCCATTGCTCCGCCATTATGGCTGACAGACTGATCAGTTAGTGTTTCCAGCTCCAATAATATCAATTCACTACCTGCAACAACTACATCTCCATTCAGTGTAAAACGACTCACCCTGTTATGGATCCCGCTGGAATTAACAGTATAGTATAAGTATATATAATTGTTTGTTAGAAAGTCAGGATCAAGAGCAAGGCCTATCAAGCCTCTTTCGCTATAGCTTCCAAACTGAGGCAGATAAACTGCTGTCTGAACAGTAACCGCAGGGGTAGAAAGTAAATTTCCATTTTTGATTATTCTGAGTTTCCCTTCCTGCTCGCAAACAAAGATTCTGCCATCGGGAGCACATACCATTACTGTTGGATTTGCAAGATTTGAAGCAACAACAGAGTGAACAAAAGTGGCAGTTGGAGCAGAAGATTCAACCAGTGTCAATGTTCCGAATATATCCGCAGTTTTATAGGCAACGTTTTTATCAGGTCCTGTAACGATTTCAGATCCCATGAAATTATCTCGGGTTGAAGCTCCGTCATTATCGCAATAGGCGAGAGCAAGTCCCATCTTTTTATTTACTGTGAGATTCGCTTTGGGATTGCTGGAAGCTCCATAAACAAAAGCATCAGTATAAACTGTAATAGCTACTTCCCAAGTATATACGTCTCCGTTTTTAGTCCATTTAACATTGACATGATCGTTGAAAAGGCGAGCGTTGCCATCAGTGCCAATATCCACAGCATCTAACAAGGTTGAAATATGATAAGCAAAGGCATTGTAGTTTTTTTCATGATCTCCACCGGATTTATCTTCGTCCAGGAGAACTTCAAAACAATCATCCTCCCAATAATTTACAAGCGGTGCAGCTGTTTTGTCGCTTAGTACATTATCTGTAATTTCACCTAAAATATAAAGTTTATCGGCATCCCAAGCAGCTTTAAATCTACCTGAAAAGTCTGCTGCTGTTGGTGTTGAGCCCAGCCAAGTCTGATCAATATAATACCAGTTTGCTAAAGCCCAGCATGCATCGTTCCCAACTCCATCTATAACCGGAGCGGTCTGAGCTTTTGGAGCTTCATAATCTCTGGCGAAAGATAATTGTGAAAACAAGGTGATCAGCAATACCAGTCCCGTTTTTAATAAAAACTTTAATTGATGTGTCATTGTGTTTTTAGAAAGAGAATTAGTTGATTTAAAGTCAATCAATTATAAATAAAGTCCAATTTAAGAATTTTAGCAGTCTTAATGAAATCAATTTATCGAAATGTAGTGTAGGGGGAAGCCAAATTGCTCCACACTATAACTTTGAAAAAAAAATAATCATTTTCAAGTTAAAAAAAAAGAGGCTGCCTATAATGGACAACCTCTTTTCAAAACTTTCAAAACTTTTGAAGTTATACGCTTAAGGATTTCATTGCAGCCTTTCTCTCTACCACCTTCATTGCTGCTTTAACAATGTCATTTGCAGTTAATCCATATTTTTCCATTAACTGATCCGGTGTTCCGCTTTCTCCAAAGCTATCATTTACCGCAACAATCTCAAGGGGTAAAGGATAATTTCTGGCAAGTACCTGAGCAATACTTTCTCCCAAGCCACCACTAACCTGATGCTCTTCTGCAGAGACAGCGCATTTGGTTTTTTGAACAGACTTAAGAATAGCAGCAGTATCTAATGGCTTTATGGTATGGATATTAATAATTTCAGCATCAATTCCTTTCTGCTCAAGAATCTCTCCAGCTTTTATTGCTTCCCAAACCATATGACCTGTAGCAAAGATGGAAACATCCGCCCCTTCATTTAAAAGAAGTGCTTTTCCAATTTCAAACTTCTGATCTTTTGGAGTGAAATTTGGCACAGCAGGTCTTCCGAATCTTAGGTATACCGGCCCATAATGATTAGCTATGGCAATGGTAGCAGCTTTAGTCTGATTAAAATCGCAGGGATTGATTACTACCATATGAGGTAGCATTTTCATCATTCCGATATCTTCAAGAATCTGGTGCGTTGCGCCGTCTTCACCCAGTGTAAGTCCGGCGTGAGATGCACAGATTTTAACGTTTTTTTCAGAATACGATACTGATTGTCTTATCTGGTCAAACACTCTTCCTGTAGAGAAGTTTGCAAAAGTACCTGTATATGGGATTTTGCCTCCGATGGTTAATCCCGCAGCCAAACCTATCATGTTGGCTTCTGCAATTCCAACCTGAAAAAAACGATCAGGAAATTCTTTAATAAAATCTCCCATTTTTAATGAACCTATAAGGTCGGCACAAAGAGCAACAACATTGGAGTTTAATCTTCCTGCTTCAACCAGTCCTACTCCAAATCCTGATCTTGTATCTATTTTTTCTTCGAATGTAAATTTCTTCATTTTCTTAAGAGCAATAAAAATTTTAAGATGGATTAATAATCGCCAAGAGTTTCCTCAAGTTGTGCAAGTGCCTTTGCCAGTTGTTCATCATTTGGAGCCGCACCATGCCATTTATGTGATCCCATCATATAATCAACACCATAGCCCATTTCGGTCTTCAATAAAATTGCAATTGGCTGACCTTGTCCTGTAAGTGATTTTGCTTTTTGAAGTGTTTCTATAATGGCTTCCATTTTATTGCCTTCTGCACATTCAAGAACTCTCCAGCCAAATGATTCATATTTAGCTTTGAGATCTCCCAGTGACATCACTTTATCACAAGGTCCATCAATTTGTTGTCCATTGTAGTCTACTGCAGCAATTATGTTATCTACTTTGTGATGAGCAGCATACATTAAGGCTTCCCAAATCTGGCCTTCTTGTTGTTCTCCATCTCCCATTAGTACATAAACCAGTCTGTTATCTTTATTTAATTTCTTTGCTTGTGCAGCACCTACAGCTACTGACAAACCTTGTCCAAGTGAACCGGAAGCGATCCTGATTCCTGGAAGATGCTCTTCTGTTGCAGGATGTCCTTGTAATCTGGAATTAAGTTTTCTGAAAGTTCCCAGCTCTGAAGCAGGGAAATAACCTGCTCTTGAAAGGACACTGTACCAAAGCGGTGAAATATGGCCGTTTGATAAGAAGAATAGGTCTTCATTTATCCCATCCATATTAAATTGGGTATTATGCTTCATTTCTCTGAAATAAAGCGCAACAAGATAGTCTGCGCAACCAAGTGACCCGCCAGGGTGGCCTGAGCTGCAGCAATGTACCATTCTTACAATATCTCTTCTCACCTGTGAAGCAATTTTCTTCAGCTCCTCCACAGTGGTGGTCTTTT
Coding sequences within it:
- a CDS encoding transketolase; the encoded protein is MLIENVEKTTTVEELKKIASQVRRDIVRMVHCCSSGHPGGSLGCADYLVALYFREMKHNTQFNMDGINEDLFFLSNGHISPLWYSVLSRAGYFPASELGTFRKLNSRLQGHPATEEHLPGIRIASGSLGQGLSVAVGAAQAKKLNKDNRLVYVLMGDGEQQEGQIWEALMYAAHHKVDNIIAAVDYNGQQIDGPCDKVMSLGDLKAKYESFGWRVLECAEGNKMEAIIETLQKAKSLTGQGQPIAILLKTEMGYGVDYMMGSHKWHGAAPNDEQLAKALAQLEETLGDY
- a CDS encoding transketolase family protein; the protein is MKKFTFEEKIDTRSGFGVGLVEAGRLNSNVVALCADLIGSLKMGDFIKEFPDRFFQVGIAEANMIGLAAGLTIGGKIPYTGTFANFSTGRVFDQIRQSVSYSEKNVKICASHAGLTLGEDGATHQILEDIGMMKMLPHMVVINPCDFNQTKAATIAIANHYGPVYLRFGRPAVPNFTPKDQKFEIGKALLLNEGADVSIFATGHMVWEAIKAGEILEQKGIDAEIINIHTIKPLDTAAILKSVQKTKCAVSAEEHQVSGGLGESIAQVLARNYPLPLEIVAVNDSFGESGTPDQLMEKYGLTANDIVKAAMKVVERKAAMKSLSV